CCAGACCGCCGATGAGAAGGATCGCTGCTATCACCACCTCGTAGCGCAGGCTGTTTCTCCCGTCTATGATCATGTAGCCGAGGCCGGAGTTCACCCCCAACATCTCGCCGACCACCAGAAAAACCCAGCCTGAACCCAGGGCTATCTGCATCCCGGTGATCATGTATGGAAAGGATGCGGGGATGACTATTTTGGAGAGGATGGCCCGTTCGGTTAATCCGAAATTACGTGCGACATCTATGTACAACCGATCCACATGGTGAACCGCCGCCACGGTTGAGAGCAGAATAGGAAAGAAAGCGGCTATAAAAACAATGACCATGGTCGGCAGGTTTCCTATACCAAACCACAACACTATGAGGGGCAGCCATGCAATGGGCGAGATAGGCCTGAGAAGCTGGACGATGGGATCGAATGCGAACCAGATACGGGAGTAGCGGCCGAACAGGAGGCCCAGCGGAAGGGCTGTGGCCGCGGCAGCCAGGTAGCCCGCGAAAAACCTGTACAGACTGATGCCGATATTTTCGGGAAGGGTTCCCTTCCCCAGAAGATCCTTCAAGGTCAGAACAACACTCATCGGCGAGGGCAGCAGATCGGCGGGGTAGTGACCACTGGCGATGTCCCAGATGATTATTATTATCACGGATGTGACCAGCGGGTACGCGTATCTTTCGAACCTCTGCAAGCTTTTCATTTCCACTGCCGCCCCCCGCTTTTACCCTTCGAATTCCTCTGCGAACCGGCCCCTGATAATCTCGTTGACGTTCACCTTCTGGTGAAGAACTCCCATCTCCACGAGGTAATCATTTATCATGGCCAACTCGCCCGCATCGGGCTTCAGGTCGCTGTAGTTGGTCCACGTCAGGGCCTGTTTCCAGTATTTCTTTTTGACGCCGGTATATTTTTGAGCGGCGGCGGTCGCCATTCCGGGATCGGTCTGGATGTCCTTACCGGCGCGGACGAAGTACCGTATGAACTCTCTCATGGGCTCTTCGTTCGCTGTTATCATGTCCGTAGTGGCTGCCACCCCGCAGCAGGTCCAATTCGGCCAGATGCTGTCGGCGGAAATGAGGATTTTGCCCTTTCCATTGAGCACCGACTGGCTGCCGAAGGGTTCGGCGACCACATAGGCGGCGATCTCCCCGGACGCGAGGGCTGCCGGCATGTCAGGAGGAGGCATCTCCCGGACACGGACCTCTGAGTATGGAATACCTTTATCCTTCAATGCCTTGTAAAGGAGG
This portion of the bacterium BMS3Abin14 genome encodes:
- the ssuC gene encoding putative aliphatic sulfonates transport permease protein SsuC; translated protein: MKSLQRFERYAYPLVTSVIIIIIWDIASGHYPADLLPSPMSVVLTLKDLLGKGTLPENIGISLYRFFAGYLAAAATALPLGLLFGRYSRIWFAFDPIVQLLRPISPIAWLPLIVLWFGIGNLPTMVIVFIAAFFPILLSTVAAVHHVDRLYIDVARNFGLTERAILSKIVIPASFPYMITGMQIALGSGWVFLVVGEMLGVNSGLGYMIIDGRNSLRYEVVIAAILLIGGLGLILSKSLELIEKKVQIRWGVHNGTA
- the ssuA gene encoding putative aliphatic sulfonates-binding protein precursor — translated: MKIRLPHEIIFKGVIMNITRRRFLKTGGITILAAAGTPLFFSGCSDTKSQSTDSGRTIIKVGYLPITHSWPLFVLMEKYGSEMKKARIEPVKFTSWPDLTEALNAGKLQAAITMFEIVLASRIKGLPIEILALSHRNGDFITSSLEINGLEDLRGRTVAIPHRLSGHNILLYKALKDKGIPYSEVRVREMPPPDMPAALASGEIAAYVVAEPFGSQSVLNGKGKILISADSIWPNWTCCGVAATTDMITANEEPMREFIRYFVRAGKDIQTDPGMATAAAQKYTGVKKKYWKQALTWTNYSDLKPDAGELAMINDYLVEMGVLHQKVNVNEIIRGRFAEEFEG